The Thermoplasmata archaeon nucleotide sequence GAGATAGGAGACATCTATCGCAGCTACGGCGAGTATGCATACGGTCTCGGAAGGTCAGGTGAAAGGAAACCGGAAGCTTTCAGACGCAGATTGATGAGCATGGATGTGACCGTGAAGAACAGCGTCAGCCGCGAGTACGACATGTTCGATAACGATGACGTTTACACCGATCTGGGAGGGATGAATGCGGCCGTGAAGTCGCTTCGCGGCGAGCTGCCGATGTCAGTGATCGGATTCTCAGCGGACACTTCCAACATCAAGACCAAGACGATAGATGAGGAAGGCCGTTACATTTTCCGCAGCAAGATCAACAATCCGAAATGGGTCGAAGGTCTGAAGCAGCATGGATTCAAGGGTGCGCAGGAGATCTCAAAGATGGCTGAGTACGTGTTCGGCTGGGATGCCACATCAGATATCATCGAGGACTGGGAGTACAAGTCGATAGCAGACAATTTCCTGTTCAACAAAGAAAATGCAGAATGGTTCAGGGATGCGAACCCCTATGCAATGATGGAGGTCACCCAAAGACTCTTGGAAGCGATCTATAGAGGCATGTGGGATGCTGACAAGGAGATGAAGGAGAAGATTCTCAACTTGTTTGAGGAACTGGAAGGGGACCTGGAGGGGATGAATGATGGATGAGTCATCCTTATCTTCTTTCAAGGTCATGAGGGGGCTGTCATGAGCAATATCATCGAAGTTAGGGATCTTGTCGTAAAATTCGGCGATTTCACAGCCGTGGATGGCATAAGCTTCGATGTCAAAGAAGGGGAGATCTTCGGATTCCTCGGTCCCAACGGTGCGGGAAAGACAACATCAATCCGCACCATTACGACGATTCAGAAATACGTGTCCGGTTCGGTCGTTATTGATGGGCATGACATCAGGACGGATTATCTGGAGGCTAGGAAGCTTATAGGAATTGCCCAGCAGCATATTTCGCTGGACACTGAACTTACGGTCCGCCAGAATCTCAAGCATCATGCGATCATGCATAAGATACCGTCAAAGGATATCGATCGCATCATAACAGAGAAGGCCAGCATCCTAGGTCTGGAGGAATACATGGACCGTAAGGTGATGAACCTGTCAGGAGGCTGGAAAAGGAAGACGGCCATAGTCTGTGCTATCATCCACCAGCCGAAGATCCTGCTTTTGGATGAGCCCACAGCGGGGTTGGACACCCGCTCGAGACATATGCTGTGGGAGCTCGTCAGGAAACTGAATCTGGGCGGTACTACGATATTCCTCACTACCCACTACATCGAGGAGGCAGAGTCCCTCTGCGACAGGGTAGCTGTCATAGATCACGGAAAGTTGATTGCGATAGGTACGGTCGATGAGCTCAGGGACAGGGTAGGAAGGATCTCGGTAGAAACTACCGAAGATGACGGGAGACGCAAGGTCGTCTATTTCAAGGACATGGCCAGCGCCAAGGAGTATTCGCAGACTCTGGGTGACAAGATGTTCAACATTAGGAGAACGTCCCTTGAGGATGTTTACCTAGAACTTACCGGGGGGACGATACAATGAGTATCCTCGATGAGGCCTATCGTGTGGCATGGGGTGACCTCGTTTACATGAAAGGTAACATGGTAGAGGTTCTCCTGTCCTCTTTGGTAGGGCCTTTGCTCTATCTGCTGGCGTTCGGTTTCGGTGTCGGAGGGAGTATGGACGATCCTCAGGCATACGTGATGTATATCGTGCCTGGTATCGTTGCCCTGACAACACTGTCAGCAACATTCAGCACCGTATCGATGAAGATCCTGGTCCAGAGGATGTTCTATATGAGCTTCGATGAGATGCTCCTCTGTCCCCTGCATATCTCCTCCATCATTTTGGGAAAGACAATTCAGGGAATGTTAAGGGCATTGATCAGTTGCACAATCCTTCTGATTGTAGGGTGGCTTCTTTCTCCGCAGGTGGTCATAAGCCCGTGGATATTCGTCGTGATCATTCTCGCAGGATTGATGTTCTCTCTGCTAGGGATGTTGGCAGGAATGCTGGCCAAGAAGACGCAGTCTCTGTCATTATTCTCAAGCGTGGTCGTTATACCTATGACTTTCCTATGCGGTACACTATTTGATTCAAACACACTGCCTACCGCCGCAGCATATGTGATTTATGCGCTTCCTCTCACTCATGTGAGTAATCTGATGAGGGGAATAATGCTCCCAGATTACAGCGTAGGCATGGATTCTGTAGTGATTATGGCGGCATATATCGTTGTGCTGTATCTGGTCTGCTATTATATGATTAAGAACAACAAATGCTGAGGAATCCATATGGAGAGCAAGCACCGTTCGATGAAAGTAATCGATAAGAAGGACAGAAGACTGGCCTTGGTGATTATAGACGTCCAGAAGAAGTTCATCATAGGTCCTGACGATTCTACTTTGGATTCAGCTGCAGCACACACTCCTCTGATGCAATCGGTTATCGAAAAGTTCAGAGATGCCGGTAGGCCTGTAATCTGGATTTTGTACGAGGGAGAAACATGTTTAGAAGGGATCACTGAGGAAACCTATGAACTCCTTGATGGATTCAGCATTGCTGATTCAGACATAGTCATTGTGAAGCATCACATGAATTCATTCAACGAGACAAATCTTGCTGAGACGATCAAGGCGAATGATTGCGATGCGATGCTTATTATGGGCATGTTCGCTCAGTATTGCGTCATGTCCACATATTGGGCGGCATTCGATAATGGTGTCTCCCCCTATCTCATGAAAGGGGGCCTGCTAAGCACTGAAGAGAAATACTGTGACTTGGCGACCGAGCTGTGCAAATACTATACGCCAGACGAACTAGACGAGAACCTCGTAAAGAATAGGAAGGCGTGAAATCACGCTGTCTTCTTTTTCTTCACTGTGTTGATCTTGATGCTTTCAGCCTTTTTCTTCCCGGCTGACGACTTCGATGGCTCCTTCTTGATCTCGTTGATATTGATGCTTTCCATCTTATCCTTGGCACCGACTGCGACGATGTTGCGGATGGTGGTGTCGCGAGTCTCCCCGAATTTATTCACAGCTTCCCTGGTTTCGGGGGACATGGGGACGGCATCGATGACCGCTTCGAAGAAATGGATGAATTCCAGGCAACCAGTGATGAAATGCTGCTGAACATTGTCGTCACTGATGATCGAGATGATCGTCTCATTGGCTTCCTTCGCTTTGGTCTTGGCCTTTTCCTTTTTATCGTCCAGTTTCTCTTTCTTGGAGGCCTTTTTCTTCTCTTTCGCGTCCTCGTTCAGGATTGCTTCAATGATCTCTCTGTTCTCCAGAATGAATCTTCTGAATTCCTCGGATTTCTCATCTGCCATGGATAATCGATGGTGTTGTTCGTATTTACCGATTTCATTTATTAACTCAAAGGGTGGCCTAAACATCCAATATATATCCTCAAAAGCCACTCACACGTCTGACTGGTATCATGAGCGGGGTTTTCTCTTTCGTAAGGTTCTTTCATCGTAAGGAATGGGCTCTTGCGTTAGTCGTACTGTTCATGATCATACTGGAAGTGTGGTTGGATCTGGAGATCCCCAGTTATATGGCGTCCATTACTGAAGTGATCACCACCGGAGGTACCACGCAGCAGGTGTTGGATGAAGCCATCCCAATGGTCCTGTGTGCAATAGGCAGCATGACTGTTGGTCTCGTCATCAGTGTGACCGTGGGATGGATATCGTCATCGGTGGCCAAGACCATCCGCGAGGCAGAGTTCGACCATATACAGAAGTTCTCCTTCAATGAGATAGACAGGATCTCATCATACAGTCTAATCACTCGTTCCACTAATGATGTTAAACAGATTCAAGATTTCATAGGGACGGCGCTGGAATCTCTGATCAGAGCGCCCATTATCTCCATATGGGCCATCGTCAGGATAAGTCAGAGCGATATCACGTGGACTGCGGCCACCCTGATAGCAGTGACTGCTATGGTCCTGTTAATCATAACTGTAATGCGTCTGACCGCACCTCTTTTCAGGAAGGTGCAGTCCCTTCATGATGGAATCAACGGGATGACAATGGAGATGCTGACCGGACAGAGGGTCATCAGGGCATACAATGCCGACAGTCTGGAAAGGGAGAAGTTCGAGAGGGCCAATGACGCACTCGCGGATAACAACATCCATGCCATGAGGATTATGGCAGTCAACGTTCCCCTCAACGGGTTCATCAGGAACACACTTTCTATGACCATATATTGGCTGGGTGCATTCATCATAATTAGTTCGGATTCAACCGACGACCGTCTCTTACTGTTCTCAGAGATGATCGTATTCTCCACTTATGCTTTGATGGCACTGAACGGTTTCCGTACACTGGTCCAGATATTCAACGCCTTCCCGCGTGCCCAGGCATCACTGGAGCGTATCTTCGAGGTCTTGGAGACCGAACCGACGATAATATCCGGTACGGAGAAAGAAGGTGACGGATCCGGGTCCATCTCGTTCAAGGATGTCTCGTTCCGTTATGCCGGTTCACCGGCAGATACGGTTAGGGATGTGACTTTCGATGTCAATCCCGGTGAGACGGTAGCGATCATAGGGGCTACCGGATGCGGAAAGACCACTCTCGTGGATTTGATTCCGAGATTCTATGATGCGATCGAGGGGACGGTGTTCATAGATGGCGTGGATGTTAAAGGATATGATCTGGATTCATTGAGGTCCAAGATAGGTTTCGTCTCTCAGAGGGCGACAATTCTATCCGGTAATGTGAGGGACAATGTGAACTATGGTCTGGGTTCTGAGGGAAGGAATGATGATGACATATGGGATGCATTGAAGGTAGCATGCATAGACGGATTCGTTGAATCCGAAGGAGGATTGGATATAAACCTGTCTGAGGAAGGGAGGAACATATCCGGAGGGCAGAAGCAGAGATTCTCTATCGCCAGAGCGGTCTGCAAGAATCCAGAGATCTATGTATTCGACGACTGTTTCTCAGCCATAGACTTCCGTACGGATCTGGAGGTTCGCAGAAGGCTCAAGGCACGTACCAAAGATTCCACAGTCATATTGGTCACGCAGAGGATAGGTACCGCCAGAGGCGCGGACAGGATCCTAGTGATGGATGACGGAAGAATAGTAGATAGCGGAACTCACTTAGAACTGTTGGAAAAGTGTGAGATTTACAGAGAGATAGCCGAATCCCAAAGGACGGGTGATGAGCTATGACCGGAGCACCCAGGCTTCACGGAGGCTATTACCGCGGTGTGGTGATCAGCGATAATCCAAAATCTACCAGAGAAGCTTGGAGCACGATATTCCGCTACCTGTACCGTTTCAGAGCCTTGTTCATACTGGCGATGGTAATGATTGCCGTGGAATCCATTCTAACGGCGGTCGTCCCCGAATTCATAGGCGCCATGACCGACATAATATCTGATGGACTCTATGATGGCAATATCGACCTGGCTGCGGTCACGTCTAATGGTCTGATTGCATTATCTCTCTACGGGATAGCGACATTGGCCATGTATCTCCGTCAGTATTGGATGACGGGAATAGCTCAGAATGTGGCCCGCAAGATGAGGTCTGACCTGCAGATCAAACTGGACCGTCTGCCGATGAGTTTCTTCGACAACTGTAAGAAGGGAGATGTCATGAGCAGATTCATCAATGATACCGATACGATCGGTACTTCTTTGGCCAGGGGTCTGCCGATATTCACCCATGGCATCCTGATATTCATCGTATTGGTGGTAGTGATGCTCATAATGGACGTCACACTAGCTGTGGTCTCTATGGTCTCATGCGGTGCCGGGATGTTAGTGGCAACGGTTGTCGTTGGTCGTACCCAAAAGTACTATCGTAATCAGCAGAAGAACATCGGCAGGATGTACGGGCTGATATCAGAGCTGTACACCACCCATGATGTGGTCCTGGCCTATTCAGCTTCCGAGAAGAACAAAGGGAAGTTCGATCAGATCAATGAGGAATTGCGTGCTAGCGGATTCCGTTCCGAGGTCACAATGGGACTTCTTCCAGCGATAATGAAGTTCTTCGGCAATCTGGGGTATGTGGCAGTATGTATAGTCGGTTCGATAATGGTAATAGAAGGACATATGACTATCGGAATGGTGGTTTCGTTCATATTCTACGTGAAACTGTTCTCCGGGCCACTTGATATGATATCTCATTCTCTTGGTAACATACAGGCGGCCGGTGCCGGTGCCGAAAGAATAGCGGACTTCCTTTCTCTGGGAGAAATGTCCCCTGAAATCGAAGTAAGTAAGCTTGAAGAGGTCAAAGGCAGGGTGGAATTCAGGAACGTCCATTTCGGATATGTCGAAGGTGCCGAAACCATCAAGGGATTCTCCGCTACTGTGGAACCAGGACAGAAGGTTGCCATAGTAGGCGAGACCGGTGCTGGAAAGACCACCACAGTGAATCTACTGATGAGGTTCTATGAGGTGAGCGACGGAGAGATCCTCATAGACGGGACCCCGATTTCCGAAATGTCAAGGAAGGATCTTCGCGATATGTTCTGCATGGTCCTACAGGATACATGGCTGTTCGAAGGGACAATCAGAGAAAACATCGCATACTGCAGGGACGTATCGGATGAGGATGTTAAGGAGGCATGCAGGAAGGTCGGGCTGGAGATGTTTATCGAATCCCTCCCTGATGGATTGGACACTCACATAGGAGCTAAGACTTCGCTCTCTGAGGGTCAGAGACAGCAGATATGTATCGCTAGAGCTCTGGTGGACGATTCGCCGATGTTGATATTAGATGAAGCGACCAGTTCAGTCGACACCCGTACCGAGGTGATCATTCAGAACGCCATAGACTCCATGATGGCTGGGAGGACATGTTTCGTGATCGCACACAGGCTTTCAACAGTTCGCAATGCCGACGTCATTCTGGTCATGAAGGACGGTAATATCGTGGAGAAGGGAACGCATGATGAGCTTTTGGGTAGAGGCGGAGTGTATGCCGATCTCTATCGCTCACAGTTCGAATCGAGCGAATGACTATCATAGACGACAAAGTAGTGACCGGAATCGGAGCTGGTTCGAGTTCAGTCGAGAAGGCTCTTTCCAGCTTCGCGCACACGGGCCAGCATATCAGGGTTGTCCTGAGGGGCCCCATCCTCGTTGACGCTGTGCAGGAAAATGGACGTTTCGAAGTTCCTGCGAGTCAGGATCCTCTGCAAACG carries:
- a CDS encoding ABC transporter ATP-binding protein, whose product is MSNIIEVRDLVVKFGDFTAVDGISFDVKEGEIFGFLGPNGAGKTTSIRTITTIQKYVSGSVVIDGHDIRTDYLEARKLIGIAQQHISLDTELTVRQNLKHHAIMHKIPSKDIDRIITEKASILGLEEYMDRKVMNLSGGWKRKTAIVCAIIHQPKILLLDEPTAGLDTRSRHMLWELVRKLNLGGTTIFLTTHYIEEAESLCDRVAVIDHGKLIAIGTVDELRDRVGRISVETTEDDGRRKVVYFKDMASAKEYSQTLGDKMFNIRRTSLEDVYLELTGGTIQ
- a CDS encoding ABC transporter is translated as MSILDEAYRVAWGDLVYMKGNMVEVLLSSLVGPLLYLLAFGFGVGGSMDDPQAYVMYIVPGIVALTTLSATFSTVSMKILVQRMFYMSFDEMLLCPLHISSIILGKTIQGMLRALISCTILLIVGWLLSPQVVISPWIFVVIILAGLMFSLLGMLAGMLAKKTQSLSLFSSVVVIPMTFLCGTLFDSNTLPTAAAYVIYALPLTHVSNLMRGIMLPDYSVGMDSVVIMAAYIVVLYLVCYYMIKNNKC
- a CDS encoding isochorismatase family protein codes for the protein MESKHRSMKVIDKKDRRLALVIIDVQKKFIIGPDDSTLDSAAAHTPLMQSVIEKFRDAGRPVIWILYEGETCLEGITEETYELLDGFSIADSDIVIVKHHMNSFNETNLAETIKANDCDAMLIMGMFAQYCVMSTYWAAFDNGVSPYLMKGGLLSTEEKYCDLATELCKYYTPDELDENLVKNRKA
- a CDS encoding ABC transporter ATP-binding protein gives rise to the protein MSGVFSFVRFFHRKEWALALVVLFMIILEVWLDLEIPSYMASITEVITTGGTTQQVLDEAIPMVLCAIGSMTVGLVISVTVGWISSSVAKTIREAEFDHIQKFSFNEIDRISSYSLITRSTNDVKQIQDFIGTALESLIRAPIISIWAIVRISQSDITWTAATLIAVTAMVLLIITVMRLTAPLFRKVQSLHDGINGMTMEMLTGQRVIRAYNADSLEREKFERANDALADNNIHAMRIMAVNVPLNGFIRNTLSMTIYWLGAFIIISSDSTDDRLLLFSEMIVFSTYALMALNGFRTLVQIFNAFPRAQASLERIFEVLETEPTIISGTEKEGDGSGSISFKDVSFRYAGSPADTVRDVTFDVNPGETVAIIGATGCGKTTLVDLIPRFYDAIEGTVFIDGVDVKGYDLDSLRSKIGFVSQRATILSGNVRDNVNYGLGSEGRNDDDIWDALKVACIDGFVESEGGLDINLSEEGRNISGGQKQRFSIARAVCKNPEIYVFDDCFSAIDFRTDLEVRRRLKARTKDSTVILVTQRIGTARGADRILVMDDGRIVDSGTHLELLEKCEIYREIAESQRTGDEL
- a CDS encoding ABC transporter ATP-binding protein gives rise to the protein MTGAPRLHGGYYRGVVISDNPKSTREAWSTIFRYLYRFRALFILAMVMIAVESILTAVVPEFIGAMTDIISDGLYDGNIDLAAVTSNGLIALSLYGIATLAMYLRQYWMTGIAQNVARKMRSDLQIKLDRLPMSFFDNCKKGDVMSRFINDTDTIGTSLARGLPIFTHGILIFIVLVVVMLIMDVTLAVVSMVSCGAGMLVATVVVGRTQKYYRNQQKNIGRMYGLISELYTTHDVVLAYSASEKNKGKFDQINEELRASGFRSEVTMGLLPAIMKFFGNLGYVAVCIVGSIMVIEGHMTIGMVVSFIFYVKLFSGPLDMISHSLGNIQAAGAGAERIADFLSLGEMSPEIEVSKLEEVKGRVEFRNVHFGYVEGAETIKGFSATVEPGQKVAIVGETGAGKTTTVNLLMRFYEVSDGEILIDGTPISEMSRKDLRDMFCMVLQDTWLFEGTIRENIAYCRDVSDEDVKEACRKVGLEMFIESLPDGLDTHIGAKTSLSEGQRQQICIARALVDDSPMLILDEATSSVDTRTEVIIQNAIDSMMAGRTCFVIAHRLSTVRNADVILVMKDGNIVEKGTHDELLGRGGVYADLYRSQFESSE